In Mercenaria mercenaria strain notata chromosome 13, MADL_Memer_1, whole genome shotgun sequence, a single window of DNA contains:
- the LOC128547935 gene encoding ETS domain-containing protein Elk-3-like isoform X3 — MDSNITLWQFLLDLLVSNNHKDIIQWTNNEGEFKLLNPEEVANLWGRRKNKLNMNYDKLSRALRYYYDKNIIKKVMGQKFMYKFVSFPEIVKMETKVPFKQKMETLAQEYGQQVFPHLASYNAANIKSSAENATLGFIKKEEESAASERMDISQYYAETTIKEERNILKVSSRSQNGHVNVMTSSAPMSSVVLVPSHTTSNSVQSALKRPESSKGSTKPKPNPLMLNVNPSVQTTITAASSVPLLSPRLFPPQFSSMHTPYVLASPMVGVPRTPIPLHFWSSLSPIATLSPRLATSTSAFQFPIVNGQLSHGQLPLPNFSAIEGLSSPVVSSPTHKKISVL, encoded by the coding sequence ATGGATTCTAACATAACGCTGTGGCAGTTTCTGCTAGACTTGCTGGTCAGTAACAATCATAAAGACATCATCCAGTGGACAAACAACGAGGGCGAGTTCAAACTCCTCAACCCGGAGGAGGTCGCAAACCTCTGGGGACGCCGGAAGAATAAGCTGAATATGAACTATGACAAACTCAGTAGGGCATTGAGgtattattatgataaaaatatcattaaaaaggtCATGGGACAGAAGTTCATGTATAAATTTGTCTCATTTCCggaaattgtaaaaatggaaaCAAAAGTTCCATTTAAACAAAAGATGGAAACTTTGGCACAGGAATATGGCCAACAAGTGTTTCCGCATTTGGCTTCGTATAACGCGGCAAACATCAAGTCGTCTGCTGAAAACGCAACGCTGGGATTTATAAAGAAAGAGGAAGAGTCTGCCGCATCTGAAAGGATGGATATATCTCAGTATTATGCCGAAACGACCATTAAGGAAGAACGAAACATTCTTAAGGTCTCCTCAAGATCTCAAAATGGACACGTGAATGTGATGACGTCATCAGCACCAATGTCGTCTGTTGTGCTGGTACCGTCGCACACAACATCCAACTCAGTTCAAAGTGCCTTAAAAAGACCTGAAAGCAGTAAGGGTTCAACAAAACCGAAACCGAATCCACTGATGTTGAACGTAAATCCATCGGTACAGACGACAATAACTGCAGCTTCATCAGTTCCGTTACTTAGTCCCAGACTTTTCCCGCCACAATTTTCATCAATGCACACACCATATGTTTTAGCAAGTCCGATGGTAGGGGTACCAAGAACCCCgattccattacatttttggaGTTCCCTTAGTCCAATAGCAACGCTAAGTCCTCGCTTGGCAACATCTACTTCCGCTTTTCAGTTTCCTATAGTTAATGGTCAGTTATCGCATGGTCAGTTACCGCTGCCAAACTTCAGTGCGATCGAAGGACTCTCGTCACCAGTAGTGTCTTCCCCGACACATAAAAAGATATCCGTTTTATGA